A single genomic interval of Rhinopithecus roxellana isolate Shanxi Qingling chromosome 11, ASM756505v1, whole genome shotgun sequence harbors:
- the FGFBP3 gene encoding fibroblast growth factor-binding protein 3, whose protein sequence is MSPPRLRASLSPSLLLLLLLLSGSCLLAAARREKGAAGNVVEPVPGPTGGSSGRFLSPEQHACSWQLLLPAPGAAAGSELALRCQSPDGARHQCAYRGEPQRCAAYAARRAHFWKQVLGGLRKKRRPCHDPTPLQARLCAGKKGHGAELRLVPRTSPPARPSATGFAGESKPRARSQGRPRERAPGPAAGTLPPQSAPPKENPSERKTNEGKRKAAVVPNEERPMGTGPDPDGLDGNAELAETYCAEKWHSLCNFFVNFWNG, encoded by the coding sequence ATGAGTCCTCCGAGGCTGCGAGCGTCGCTGTCGCCgtcgctgctgctgctgctgctgctgctgagtgGCAGTTGCCTGCTCGCGGCTGCTCGGAGGGAAAAGGGGGCTGCTGGCAACGTGGTGGAGCCGGTCCCCGGGCCCACGGGCGGCTCCTCGGGTCGCTTCCTCAGCCCCGAGCAGCACGCGTGCAGCTGGCAGCTCCTGCTTCCCGCCCCGGGGGCCGCAGCGGGCAGCGAGCTGGCGTTGCGCTGCCAGAGCCCGGACGGAGCACGCCACCAGTGCGCCTACCGTGGGGAGCCGCAGCGCTGCGCAGCCTACGCCGCTCGCCGCGCGCACTTCTGGAAGCAAGTGCTGGGCGGGCTGCGCAAGAAGCGGAGGCCCTGTCACGACCCCACGCCGCTCCAGGCCCGCTTGTGCGCGGGCAAGAAGGGCCACGGTGCCGAGCTGCGACTAGTGCCCCGCACGTCCCCGCCCGCACGCCCCTCCGCCACGGGATTCGCTGGGGAGTCCAAGCCCAGGGCCCGGAGCCAGGGACGGCCCCGGGAGCGTGCGCCCGGCCCAGCCGCTGGGACCCTGCCACCCCAAAGCGCACCGCCGAAAGAAAACCCCTCTGAGAGGAAGACCAACGAGGGCAAGAGGAAGGCGGCCGTGGTCCCCAACGAGGAGCGACCCATGGGGACCGGGCCCGACCCCGACGGGCTGGATGGGAACGCGGAGCTCGCGGAGACCTACTGCGCTGAGAAGTGGCACTCCCTCTGCAACTTTTTTGTCAATTTCTGGAACGGCTGA